A stretch of DNA from Lagopus muta isolate bLagMut1 chromosome W, bLagMut1 primary, whole genome shotgun sequence:
ttatgaattaattgttacgctccaaaactacgaacaattgctgtctccaattcattctgccgttgctgcaatatcaagaatgacggagcaagtgtctcaactgattaaccgtgacaaacctgtagcagtatcagagacgctggatgaagatcaggataatcaaatgagtctagcgaaggaggtgaaggagatgaaggagataatccgagcccacctaactaaagacgataaaccttccttcttacgtgcacgatcaaaaatctcagctgttagaggcagacgctctccggctcaagtaaggaataatacaccgcgaattaccttatggtattacctacgtgaccatggagaagacatggggaagtggcacggtcaacctactcctgtactacgagcccgggtgaaagaattacaaggcagatctaccaccagtgcagttgctccagttatcacaggtaatgaatagaggggccctgccctcagtcaggggggggaaagggataatagagtatattggactgtgtggattcgatggcctggcacatcagaaccactgaaatataaggccctggtggacactggtgcacagtgcactctgatgccctcgagtcatgaagggacagaatcaatccatatttctggagtgaccgggggctctcaagaattgactgtgttggaggccgagataagcctcactggtaaggactggcaaaaacatcctattgtgacgggcccaggggctccatgtatactaggtattgattatctcagaagggggcatttcaaggatcctaaggggtatcgatgggcctttggaatagctgctgtggacacagacaacactaagcagctgtctgttttgcctggcctgtcagaagatccatctgttgtggggctgctgcgagtaaaagagcaacaggtaccaattgctacaaaattggtgcacaggcgtcagtaccgcaccaacagggattctttgctccccattcataagttaattcgtcaactagagagccagggagtgatcagcaaaactcactcgccttttaacagccccatatggccagtgcgtaaagccagtggagaatggaggctgacggtggactaccgtggcctgaatgaagtcacacccccactgagtgctgctgtgccggacatgttagaactccagtatgaactggagtcaaaagcggccaaatggtatgccaccattgacattgctaatgccttcttttccatccctttggccaaagaatgtaagccacagtttgctttcacatggaggggcattcagtatacctggaaccgtttgccccaggggtggaaacacagcccaaccatttgccatgggttgattcaaactgtattggaacagggcagtgctcctgagcacctgcagtacattgatgacatcattgtgtggggcgatacagcacaagaagtcttcacaaaaggagagaggatgatccaaattcttctgagtgctggttttgctattaagcgaagcaaagtgaaaggacctgcccaggagattcagttcctaggtataaagtggcaagatggccgtcgtcacattccgacagacgtgatcgacaaaatcactgctatgtctccacccactagcaaaagagagacacaatcttttctgggtgcagtgggcttttggagaatgcatgttccaaactacagcctcattgtaagccccctttattatgtgacgcgaatgagaaatgagtttacatggggccctgagcagcagcaggcttttgaacagattaaacaggagatagcccgtgccgtcGCCCTAGGACCAGTACGAACGGggcagggtataaagaacatcctctacactgctgctggagagaacggtcccacttggagtttgtggcaaagagcctcaggagagacacgaggccgacccctgggattctggagtcgggcatacagagggtctgaagagcactacactccaactgagaaggagatcttagccgcttatgaaggggttcgggctgcttccgaagtagtcggtactgaaacacagctccttctggcacctcgactgccagtgctgaactggatgtttaaaggaaaggttccctccacccatcatgctactgatgccacttggagtaagtggattgcactgattacacaacgagcacggatggggaaccttagccgtccaggaatcctagaagtcatcatggactggcctgaaggtaaaaagtttggaacaccaccagcagaagaagtatcacgtgctaaagaggccccaccatacaatgaactaccagagaatgaaaagaaatatgccctgttcacagatggatcgtgtcgtattgtgggaaagcatcgcagatggaaatctgctgtgtggagccccacacgacaagttgcagaggccactgaagggaaaggcgaatcgagccaatttgcagaggtaaaggatgtccaactggccttagatgtcgctgaacgggagaggtggccaatgctctatctttacactgactcgtGGATGGTAGcgaatgccttatgggggtggttacagcagtgggagcaaaataactggcaaagaaagggtaaacctatttgggctgctgaactgtggaaagacattgctgcccgaacaaagaatatggttgtgaaggtgcgccatgtagatgctcatgtgcccaagagtcgggctactgaagaacagcaaaataaccatcaggtagaccgagctgccagaattgaggtggctcaaatagacctggactggcagaacaagggtgaattatttctggctcggtgggcccatgagacctcaggtcatcaagggagagatgcaacatacaaatgggctagagaccgaggggtggacttaactatggatgccattgcacaggttattcataactgtgaaacatgtgccatcatcaaacaagccaagaggatgaaacctctgtgggaggaagggcgatggcaaaagtacaaatatggggaggcatggcaggttgattatatcaccttgccacgatctcgcaatggtaagcattatgtgcttactatggtggaggcaaccactgggtggcttgaaacatatgcagtaccccatgctaccgcccgaaacaccatactgggtctcgagaaacaagtcctgtggcgacatggcaccccagaaaggattgagtcagataatgggactcatttcaaaaattctcttataaatacttgggccaaagatcatggcatcgagtggatttaccatattccctatcatgcaccagcctctggtaaaattgaacgatacaatggattgttaaaaacgatgctaaaagcactgggtggcggaacatttaagcactgggagaagcatttggcagaagccacctggttagtcaataccagaggatctattaatcgtgatggtcctaatcaatccagttccctacataccgtagagggagataaagtccctgttgtacatgtaaagaacatgttaggaaaggcagtttgggttcttccagcttctggaaagggcaaacctctccgtggtacagtttttgcccagggaccaggatccacttggtgggtaatgcagaagaatggggatgtccagtgtgtaccacaaggaaacttgatgccgggggagtgcagttactaattctatgtatatgtatatagccatgtgtgcattttaatcattttttgtttgtttgtatatatgtatatatattttaagcatgatgtaacgatgtagaataaggggtggaatgtcatggttctatgttttttgtttttgttttgttttttgtttttgggtttcagtattccacatcaaaacatcatgtagtgtacggggcattgaagtgtcactgccccaatcccagctacctatccctgtacattacagcagtcacgggatctggcccttccgggtgggggggggcgctctcttgctgcctggcagtgggtgctggagggtgctttcctagccgttccaagcttttcaggtttgaatcggtcccgggaactctctctctctctcatcttgtctgatttattaatctcaattgcaattaaatcgtatctattgtgttatcttgtattccaatattatagtaaaataagttttcctccatagattgttgccgctgttcttttcctcccttccttccttcccattttgtgggactggggtggggggggggagagggcagaggcctgtcgcccctgtcacggacatagattgatctggtcaaatccgtgacatttacaaacaacacgatgttcagaccagtctccgggatttcttctcggtttgtcaaacgttttacgaatcttgaattaatactcatgttgttGTTCGCGTCATCATTTCTCCTGAATGTACTCCAACGCATTCGTAATaaggagtctcctccaaaactaga
This window harbors:
- the LOC125686403 gene encoding uncharacterized protein LOC125686403: MPSSHEGTESIHISGVTGGSQELTVLEAEISLTGKDWQKHPIVTGPGAPCILGIDYLRRGHFKDPKGYRWAFGIAAVDTDNTKQLSVLPGLSEDPSVVGLLRVKEQQVPIATKLVHRRQYRTNRDSLLPIHKLIRQLESQGVISKTHSPFNSPIWPVRKASGEWRLTVDYRGLNEVTPPLSAAVPDMLELQYELESKAAKWYATIDIANAFFSIPLAKECKPQFAFTWRGIQYTWNRLPQGWKHSPTICHGLIQTVLEQGSAPEHLQYIDDIIVWGDTAQEVFTKGERMIQILLSAGFAIKRSKVKGPAQEIQFLGIKWQDGRRHIPTDVIDKITAMSPPTSKRETQSFLGAVGFWRMHVPNYSLIVSPLYYVTRMRNEFTWGPEQQQAFEQIKQEIARAVALGPVRTGQGIKNILYTAAGENGPTWSLWQRASGETRGRPLGFWSRAYRGSEEHYTPTEKEILAAYEGVRAASEVVGTETQLLLAPRLPVLNWMFKGKVPSTHHATDATWSKWIALITQRARMGNLSRPGILEVIMDWPEGKKFGTPPAEEVSRAKEAPPYNELPENEKKYALFTDGSCRIVGKHRRWKSAVWSPTRQVAEATEGKGESSQFAEVKDVQLALDVAERERWPMLYLYTDSWMVANALWGWLQQWEQNNWQRKGKPIWAAELWKDIAARTKNMVVKVRHVDAHVPKSRATEEQQNNHQVDRAARIEVAQIDLDWQNKGELFLARWAHETSGHQGRDATYKWARDRGVDLTMDAIAQVIHNCETCAIIKQAKRMKPLWEEGRWQKYKYGEAWQVDYITLPRSRNGKHYVLTMVEATTGWLETYAVPHATARNTILGLEKQVLWRHGTPERIESDNGTHFKNSLINTWAKDHGIEWIYHIPYHAPASGKIERYNGLLKTMLKALGGGTFKHWEKHLAEATWLVNTRGSINRDGPNQSSSLHTVEGDKVPVVHVKNMLGKAVWVLPASGKGKPLRGTVFAQGPGSTWWVMQKNGDVQCVPQGNLMPGECSY